TTAGATACTTTGCAATCTCTACATAACCATGCGTAGCAGCATAATGTAAAGGGGTATGTTCATTTCTATTTCGTGCATCAACATCTGCTCCATGTTTTATCAAAAGTTTTGCTAATTCTTTATTGTTATTTTCAACAGCACAATGTAAAGGGTTCACGCTATCTTTATCTTGTGCATTAACATCTGCTCCATTATCTATTAGATACTTTGCAGTCTTTATATCACCATTTGCAGCAGCATGGTGTAAAGGAGTCATTCCATTTTCATCTTGTGCATAAATGTCTTCTCCATCTTCTAATATAGATTGGCTTAAAGCTTCAGATTTATCTGCATCAAAATATATTCCACTCTCGTCACTACTACTTTTATTTAAAAAGGTCTGTTCACCATTATATGTAGCACCGTATTGTTCCGAATGTTGATTATGACCGGGTTGTTCTATGCACTTCCGATTATTGGCAAATCGTTGTTCTGCCTCTTGCAACTTTTGCGCCACAGCATCTCTTTTAGCCTGTTCTCTTTCTAATGTATCACCTACTTTGTCTGTATTGTTTTCATTAATGATTGAGTTTGAAGAAGTCTGTTCATTCTCATTTTGTACATAGATTTTTCTGTTGTTTGGTGTAGTTCCATTGTTCTCTCCCTGACCTTTTGCATTCCATGCTTGCACTGCAGCAGTTATTTTATTTCCGCCCACAGCTAAATTTCCTGGAGTTTTATTATTAGGCTGCAGTAAAGTGCCTTGTCCATAAGTTAGTCTTTTCTTTCTTGCCTCAGCATAACGTTGTTCTCCTTCCTTTAACATTTCTACTATGATATCCTTATTTGGTATATTGCTAACCATATCTCTTGGAGTTCGGCCTTGACTATCTTTTAGTGAAGGATTTGCGTTAGCATCTAATAAAAGCTGAACCATCTCTTGATGACCATGCAAAGCAGCAATGTGCAAAGCAGTGAATTTAGAATTAACATCACCCGATATTTGTTCATCAACTTTTACTTTCTTTTCTAGTAGGAGTTTTACTATTGGTACACTGTTACATTCCACAGCAAGATGTAACAATGTGTAACTTGCAATTTTATCTAAATCTTGTATCATGAATAGCTTATCTATCTTCAAATTGTTATAAGTGCTATATGCTTCTGGGTTTACACCTTTTAGCTTACTCCCTATTCTTTCAAGCAAATTATCCTTATTCAAACCTTCACTCTCACTCACATTGCGTATTATTTCAAAAAACTTTTCCTTTTCTATTACCATAACCTTTCCTCTCAATTTATTTATTATTGCTGAATAGTCTCACAAAAAAGTTAAGTTTGTCGAAATTCGATGTTTGATCTAAAAATTAGTCATAAACATTTTCTTCCAATTCGTTGTCATTCAACTCCCCTGTCATCCCAGCACCTTCTTCTGTCATCCCAGTGCGTGACACTGGGATGGCTTTGTTGCATCGCTAGCTATGATGGATTAAAGATAAAAAAGATGGAGAATATCAGTAGCTTATTATTCTGGTATTTATAACAAGAGCGGTCAGTGAATACCTAAATTTGAGTAAAAGAAATTTCACTACCACTCACTAATCCGGCTAAAATTCAAGAATTTCAATGCTTTAGCTATTTTCAATAGAATTAAGTTTATTAATATAAATAATAAATTACTATTCTTAAATTTGATCAGATTGATTGCAAAAAAACAAGATTTTCAATAGGTTGCTTATAATCCTAGCTATAGTTAGCCTTTCATAAGTAGCGATGCAACAAAGCCCACTGGGATCTCATTTTACTTTATGATGATGTCATGAAAGTAGCTGACACTGGAATGGCTTTGTTGCATCGCTAGCTATGATGGATTAAAGATAAAAAAGATGGAGAATATCAGTAGCTTATTATTCTGGTATTTATAACAAGAACGGTCAGTGAATACCTAAATTTGAGTAAAAGAAATTTCACTACCACTCACTAATCCGGCTAAAATTCAAGAATTTCAATGCTTTAGCTATTTTCAATAGAATTAAGTTTATTAATATAAATAATAAATTACTATTCTTAAATTTGATCAGATTGATTGCAAAAAAACAAGATTTTCAATAGGTTGCTTATAATCCTAGCTATAGTTAGCCTTTCATAAGTAGCGATGCAACAAAGCCATCCCAGTGTCATGCACTGGGATGACAAAAAAAGGAGCACTGGAATGACACCCTACTTAACCCGTCATACCGCCGCGGTATCTCCTTAGCATAGATCCCGCTAACAAGCAGCGGGATGACGATTGTCGTTTAGCTACAAACATTAAGAAATTTACCAAGTAGAAAAAAAGGCAAAAGAAGCCCCGTGGTTGGCTAATTACTTACATTATACTTTCAAGTATGGCGTTTTTTTATTCTAAACGTTTAATAACCGCGATTCAGTTGCTTTTAAGCCGCAACTAATCTAAATTATAAACATTAAGAAATTTACTAAACAGAAAAAAAGGCAAAAGAAACCCTAGGGTAGCTAATTATTCACTATCCATTTTTTAAGTTGGCGTTTTTTGATGTTTTAAATAGCGTATTTCAGCTTGTGTAGGTAAAAACCTAGAAATTTGATAAAGACATAGAGTGCACATAGTGCAAAAAATTAAACATGAGACGCCAGATACGTGAGTTTTTTTGTCATTTAATCTGTACAGAGAAGATAAATAAATAGCTTCAGTTTCATGATAAGGGGGCTGGCGGAGTTTGTCAAGGAAGTTTTTTCACTTCTGCGGGCTACCTGGGTTAATATTATATAGGAGGTCTGCTGCCAATAAAGCCTAAACTTACCAAATACATTTCTGTAGATTCAGATCTACTTGACTTTGGTTTAAAATATTTTACTGTTTTAAACATTTTTTTTAGCTCGTTACAAAAATCTTTATCAGATTCTCCTTGGAAAATTTTTACTACAAACGTGCCACCATGGCTCAAGAAATGCTTTGCAAAATTGAGCGCTGCCTCACATAAAAGCATAATTCTGATATGATCCAACGATTTTAAACCACAAGATTCGGGCGCCATGTCAGATAAAATTACATCAAATTTTTGATCCTTGAATTTTTCTCTTAAAATTTCAAGCCCATTGATAATATCACATTGTATAAACTCTACTCCATTAATTGCGTTCATTGGTTTCATGTCAAGAGCAACTACATTTGCACCTTTCTGAGACGCGACTTGTGACCATCCACCAGGAGAAGCACCAAGATCAATAATTTTTTGCCCTTCTTGGAATAATTTAAATTTATTATCCATTTCTACCAGCTTATATGCTGAGCGTGACCTATAACCATCCTTGCTAGTTTTTCGCACATACTGATCATTCAAATGACGATGTAGCCACCTTGTTGAAGATAGTTTTCTGCCTCTAGCCGTCTTTACTCTAGTTTTTATTGCTAATACCCTACTTATTATTGATTATATCTTTGAGCTCTTTTTCAACTACTTCTTTTACCAGTGCATGTAGATATTTATTCAGCCATTCTGAGAGCTGAGGTTTTAAAAGAGATGTAACTAATTCTTCAACAGTAAGATTCGCTCTTTTTTGTTGTTTATGCTGCAATTCGTTTTGCATTTTTCCAAGCAGCGCTTTGATCTCTTCCATATTCTCTTTTAAAACTAGATGATCATTATTTTGCGCTTGTAAGCCGCTATTACTCGCTTTGTTATTACTCATTTGGATATTATCGTACAAATCAATGTCTTTTTTTTCTTCTGAATTGTAGCTATGGCCATTAAATTGGTTGTTGTTGCAAGCCATTTCCTCACTTTGGTCATCATTATCAATGTTCTCTTCTTTACCATTTTCTTTTTTGCCATCTTCTTCCATGTCTTCTGGATACTCTTCTTCAAGGCATAGCACATCATCATTTTCATCCTTTATTTCTGCTTTATCGTTACTTGCGTTTTTACCCGATATAGCTTTTTTTATATCTTCTAGAATATCTTTTACAGATTGATTGCCTTGTTCATCATGCATAGTGCTAATACCATTAAATTTAGAGATTTATACTATTTATTATAAAAAGCAAATTATAAACACTAGTTACATAATTGCTTTTTGCTTCAACTAAGTCTGAACGTGCTTTAAATAATGCATCTTCAGTGTCCAAAAGGTCAGATGTACTCTTTAAACTTAAGTTTACCTCTTGCTCAACTCCTTCCAATGCTAAAGCTGCTGCTTTTTCCGCTTCTTGACTTGCTTTAATAATGGCTTTTGCTGTTAGCACATTATTCCAAGCATTTACAACTGCTTGTTCTATATTTTTTACCGTTTCATAATAATCGTAGGTAGATTTTTTTGCATCCATTTTAGCTTTACTGACACCAAAAGCATTCGCTCCTTTTTTAAAGATTGGAACATCAAGAGTAAAAACTATATGAACATTTTCTAATAGCTTGTCTAATTTTACACCATCCTTCCCAAAATTTTTGCTTGCGCTTAGATTTAAAGAAGGAAGCCACTTGGAGCTTTCAGCGATCACTTCCATTCCGGCTGCTCTTTTTTGATAAACTGCTGCTTTTAGAGATAAATTATTGGTTTTTGCTAATTGTAAACATTCATTTAGCTCTGGGACAGAAGGTAGTTTATCATTAGCTTCAGAAAGGTCATCAGCATCTTCGCCAATCAAATGATAATAAGCAATATTTGCCAATTTTAATTTACCTTCAGCATCAACTCTTTCGGATATAGAAGACGAAAATTTTGCTTTTGCTAGCAAAACTTCAGCGTTAGTAACTTCTCCAAGGGAAAAGCGTTTTTTCATAGCTGACAAATGTTCCAAAGAAACGCGTTCTTTATGTTCTCTGAGCTTTAATATTTCTGTCTTTTGTAAAACACCAACATATGCTTTCACAGCATTAAGTGCAACCTCTTGTTTTAATTGCTGAAATCGTATTTTTTCTGCTTTGAGAAGATGACTTGATCGACTGAATGTGGCAAAGGTGCCACCGCCATCTATTATCCTTTGGCTTAATATCAGACGTTTTCCAGGTAAATTAGGTTGATTATAAAGATTAAAATTACTATCAAAATTGTACTGCAAACTAATGTCAGGTAAAAATCCAGCTAACCCAGAAGACTTAAGCTGTTTTTCTGCGCTTTTATATTGGTAAAATTGAGACTTTATTTTTGAGCTATTTTTGATCGCTTTGCTTATAACTTCTCCCACATCGGTTGCATAGCAACTTATAGTACTAAAAATGATCGCAAGTGTAATAATCAATCGAAACATTCTACTTCCTGTGCATATTGGTTGCGCAGCTCAATTACTAACATAAATTACTTTAATAATCAATAACTAATATTGTTGACACTATTGAGAAATTAAGTATATAGTAGCTTACTATTGTTTAGTTAAATTACAATGAAAACTTTTTTCTTAAAAGAGAAACAAATCGACAAAAAATGGTTTGTCATAGATGCAGAAGGATTAGTGGTAGGAAGGCTTGCAGCATTTGTAGCGACACTATTGCGTGGAAAGCATAAACCTGAGTATACACCTCATATGGATTGTGGCGATAATGTAATTATTATCAACGCAGAAAAGGTGCATTTTACCGGGAAGAAGCTTAAAGATAAAATTTACTATAAGCATACAGGTTATTCTGGTGGTTTGAAGAAAACTACTCCAGATAATATTTTAAATGGCAAATTTCCTGAGCGTGTAATAAAAATGGCAGTGAAAAGGATGCTTGATGATGGCCCTATGGCGCGTAGACGCTTTGAAAATTTGTATGTTTATTCTGGTTCAGAGCATAAGCATCAAGGGCAGCAACCTGAAAAGATAGATTTTGCCTCTTTGAATCGTAAAAATAAAAAGTAATGGAGTAAAAATGAAGAGTTCTACAATAAATAATAATGATTGGTCAGAAAAGACAATTAAATCAGCAGTTGATTCGCTTGGTCGTTTATATGCTACAGGCCGAAGAAAAGAATCTGCAGCAAGAGTATGGATAAAGCCGGGAAGTGGAAAATTTAGTGTTAACAAAAAAGGCGATCTAATTTCTTATTTTAAAAGAGAGTCAGTGTGCCAAATAGTGAAAATGCCATTTGTAGCAACTTCTACGTTAGACAAATATGATGTATTCGCAACTGTAAAAGGTGGAGGGCTATCTGGTCAAGCAGGTGCTCTAGCTCATGGAATAAGCAGAGCTTTAAGTAGTGTAAGCCAAGATTTGCATTCTATATTACGTAATGGTGAGTTCTTAACTAGAGATTCGCGTGTTGTTGAACGTAAGAAATATGGTCAACATAAAGCTCGGAAAAAGTGTCAATTTTCTAAGAGATAGTTATTTCATAGTGGTGTTTTTTTGTAAGTATTATACAAATATTTGCAAAAGTGTATAATATCCTCTATTTTTGTGATGAATTTAGTTGACTATCGGTGTCAACATAATATGCTATTTGTGTGATTTTTCAATATTAAGGTAATTTATGAGTAAAGAAGATATAATAAAACAATTAAAGGAAGATTGTTCTGGTCAGAATATAGATATAACAAAATCTGATTTGAGCAAGATTCATGATGCGTTTATTAAAATAATAAAGGATGAGCTGCATGGGAAAGGTGAAATACGTTTGCATGGAATAGGAACATTTTCTACTGCTATAAGTCAGGAGAAACAATGTCGTAACCCCCAAAATGGTGAGATCATGACTGTTCCTGAAAAGACAAGGGTAAAATTTAAAGCAAGCCAAACTCTTTTAAGTATTTTAAATGAGAAGGAAAAAGCAGCAGTTAGTTAGACATTATCATTTTCATTGTTTTTACTACGCTGTGTAAGCCATAAAATACAGCTTCGCTAATTAAATAGTGGCCTATGTTAAGAGCTGAGATGTGAGGTATTCTTGTCATCTTCTTAGCGTGTTTATAAGTTATGCCATGTCCTGCGTGGCATTCTATTCCTAATTTATTGACGTACTCTGCAGCATTAGTAATTAACTGTAACTTTTTTTCTGATGGATTATCACAGTAATCCCCTGTGTGAATTTCTATTATGTCAGGTTTTATCTCTAGCTTCTCAAGATATTTTAGTTGATTAATATTTGGATCGATAAACAGTGAGACTTTTATGCTAGAGCTATGCATTTCCTCTATTATACTAGAAAGTTTGCTGTGCATATTAATGATATCCAGGCCACCTTCGGTTGTTAATTCTTCTCTTTTTTCTGGTACTATACTAATCGAATAGGGTTTTACCTTTTTTGCTATTTTAAGTATTTCTTCCGTGGCTGCAATTTCAAGATTTAGCTCAGTGCTAATGCTTTTTTTTAGGTTAAATACGTCTTCATCTCTAATATGCCTTCTATCTTCTCGTAAGTGTACAGTAATAAAGTCTGCTCCAGCGTCAATGGCTATTTCTGCTGCTTTCAATAGATCTGGGTAGGAAGTTCCGCGTGCGTTGCGGAGGGTTGCAACGTGATCAATATTAACACCTAGTTTCACAATCTACCTCAAAAATTATTTATGGATTATACATGTTATTAGGTCTTTTGCATAGTCATTGTTTGATTAGCAATACCATAGCCGAGAGACGGGGTTGGCGAAATGTGTCAAGGTGGCCTAGCATCACGCGCTGGAATGACATTTGGGAGTATGTTATCCGTTTGTCACTTCTAAATGATAAAAGCCTCAATGAATTTATTAGTTTATTACATGTCTCTTTTCATGTATAAATCTATAGAAAGTTTTATACGGAAGTTGTTTTATGAGCAAAATTATAGAAATCAGAGCGCCAAAAACTCTTGGTGGTGAGTCAGTTACGGAAGGTATAGTAAAAATAAAGAAAAATATTGGAGAAGCAGTAAAAGTAGATGACTTGATCTTTGAAATTGAGACTGACAAAACAGCACTCGAATTAACTGCAGAAGCTTCAGGGCAAATAACTGAATTTCTCGTAAAGGAAGATGATGTAATAAGTCCTGATCAATTGTTAGCGAAGTTTTCCGTGGGGGAAGTAAAAGAGGAAGCGAGAAAAGAAGATAAAAGCGAAAGTTCTGCTAAAAAAGATGCTCCATCAGCTCGCAAAATTATGGAAGAAAATGCAATTAATGCAGAAAGTGTCAAAGGAACTGGCATGGGAGGCAGAGTAACAAAGGCAGATGTGATAGGCCACATGAACAAAGCAGAACAGCCTGCAATAAAACAATACGAATTGCCAAAAAGTGTAGTGAGTGGAGAGCAAAGAGAGGAACGAGTAAAAATGAGCAAAATAAGACAAGTAATTGCTGCTCGTTTGAAGGCATCGCAAAATACTGCTGCAATACTGACCACGTTCAATGAAATTGACATGAAAAATGTCATGGATCTAAGAGCAAAATATAAGGACACTTTTGAAAAAAAATATGGAATAAAACTTGGTTTTATGTCGTTTTTTATAAAGGCAGCGGTGCAAGCACTGAAAGAGATCCCTGAAATTAACGCTGAGATCTCAGGCGATGAGATCATATATAAACATTACTATGACATAGGTGTTGCTGTTGGCACCGATAAAGGTCTTGTTGTACCAGTTATTCGAAATGCTGATCAGATGTCATTTGCAGAAATTGAGTTGACTTTAGTTGCTCTTGGCAAAAAAGCTCGCGAGGGTAAATTACAAGTATCAGAAATGGAAGGCGCAACATTCACTATCTCAAACGGCGGAGTATACGGTTCACTCCTTTCTACTCCGATAATAAACCCTCCGCAATCTGGAATACTTGGAATGCACTCAATACAAAACAGGCCAGTTGCTGTAGGCAATTCAATTGAAATCAGGCCTATGATGTACATTGCCCTCTCTTACGACCACAGAATAGTGGATGGCAAAGGAGCAGTAACTTTCCTCGTTAAAATAAAAAATTATATAGAAGACCCAAACAGATTAGTTTTAGAAGTGTAGCTCAAATGAGTTGTTGTTAGTCTAGTATTGCTAAAAGCCTAAACTTTGCCTAGTTCTGCCGATGGTTTAGCAACTTCCGGGTGATCAGGACCGTAATGTTTCTCGAAAATAGGTAAAGCCCATTCAAGTAACTCCTTTTTTTTCTCATAATTACCTAAATCTCCATGAACGATACTTAGGTTTGCCAGCAGTTTAGCAACTTCCGGGTGACCAGGCCCATAATGTTTCTCAAAAATAGGTAAAGCCCGTAAAAGCAATTCCTTTCTTTTCTCGTAATTACCTAAATCCCTATAAGCGTTGCCAAGATTTGCCAGTGTTTTAGCAACTTGAAAATGATCAGAGCCGTAATATTTCTCTTGGATTGCTAAAGCCCGTTCTAGCAACTTTTTTGCTTTCCGAAGATTACCTAAATTCCCATAAACGTTGCCTAGGTTTGCTAGTACCATGGCAACTTGAAAATGATCAAAGCCATAGTGTTTCTCAAAAATGGGTAAAGCCTGTTCAAGCAACTCCTTTTTTCTTTTATGATTACCTAAAGCACCATAAGTGATACCTAGGTTTACAAATGTTTTAGCAAATTCGAAATGATCAGGGCCGTAATGTTTTTCTTGAATTACTAAAGCCCGTTCAAACAACTCTTTTGCTTTCTTATGATCACCTAAAGCACCATAAACGATACCTAGGTTTCCTAATGTTCTAACAACTTGAAAATGATCAGGGCTGTAATATTCCTTAAAGATAGGTAAAGCCCGTTCAAGCAATTCCTTTTGTCTTCTAGGATTACCTAAATCAGAGTATCCATCATCCATCCATATTAACAAATCCACAAGATAATCCTTCTCTATTGCTTGTTTTTCTAAAGATTCTGAAGGTTTTTCTTCTAGCCAATTGTCTATATGTGATAGAAATGCTTCTAAATGTGGTAATAATTGTCGTTTCTTAGCATAATCTTCTAATTTGTCACTGCCATAAGGAAAGCTTTCTTTCAGTAATTCAAAAGTCTTTTTCACAACTTTTTCTTTGCCTTGCTTTTCTAACTCTATTCTTGTTACTTGCTGCACTAACCTGTGAACGTTGACTGAACTTTGCTCTTCTCCTGAGTTGATCATTGAATATTGCTTAAGTAGTTGGATAGCATCACCTAACTTTTCTCTATTGCGTTCTAATCCTAAAAACATTTCTACAGGAATATTGTCAGAGGCAATATAGGCGATAATATCTAAAATTTCTTTGGCTTGCTGGCCATACTCTGCGTTGTCTTTGATTTTATTAATAGTAATTCTCCAGGTTATAAAAGTTGTCTCGGTGTAACTATCATTGCTGTCTTCAGGAAACTTGAAATCAAGCAATTTTTCTGCTTCCTCTTTATACCTTTTTAAATAATCACTGATTTCAAACCTCAAGCCTACATTCTTTAATGCTATATCCCTTTCTTTTATGTATGCAACTGCCTGCTGCAGGGCTAAAGGAAAATGCTGTAATGTCTCTGCTAAATTCTTTATTTCATTTTCTTGTGATCCATCCTTTATATCCAATGCTTTTCTAATGAAGTCTATGGACTCTTTAAATATACCCAATGTTAATACTTCTATATCTCCCCACTTTTGATTACGCGAGGTAATCAAAACACTAGGTTTATTATCATCAGATGATAAAAAGTGGGACGGTAAAAATTGACTAATACCAGCATCTTGACCTTCACTTCTATATTTTTCTGCATTATCGAAAACAAAGAGACTTTTTCTCTTGGCAAAAAAAGCATATATATCTCTTACAATAGATTCAATATCCCTATCTTCTGTAGGAATGCCTAAAAGACCTTTAGCTAATCTGAAAAAAGACTGCACTATAGTTTCATAGGTTGCAGCATTTATCCATATAATATTGTTGTCATAATTTTTACTGTGCTTTTCAATATATTTTCTGGCTAGTTCAGTTTTACCTATTCCTCCCAAACCACAGATAGAAACTAGTTGTGATATTACTGTGGCTACACCTTGACTTTTTTGTATTAATTTGTGTAGTTCTCGTAATTCTTCTGTCCTTCCAGTGAACGATCCTACTGGATTTCTCACCTCAAATCGAAAGCCTCCTAAGATTTCTTCTTTCATCTTGCGAAAGAATTCTCTTCCGTCTTCATGTGTAAGAAAACGTCTCCCTTTTTCTTTCAACCAATCTAGCATTTTTTCTTGGAAGCGAGCGTAAACATTCTGTCTATCAATATCATTAAATTGCTCGCCTAGCTCACTTTTGATAATATCCGCTAGTTTTATTTCATTGGGCTGATTTACTGCAAATACTAACTTATCAAAAAATTCTTTTATATTGTCTTCCAACCTACCTTCATTCATCATTCGTCCAAATTCACGTTGCCACGTCTGATTTCTTTCCAATTTCCTTTTTGAGTTCTGATCTGGCTTGTTTTGGAGTTTTTTTATCTCCTCTTCTAATTCTTCCATCGCTTCTTCTACAGCACTTTCAAATGCTGGTTGCACTACTGAAATCATGTTATTGTGAATATAAGAGAACTTATATCTAGTGCCACCATCTTTAAAAAAGACATCACTAGTGTCGATTACTTCAACTAAAATTTCTATTTCCTCGTTTGGTCCTAAAGTTTTTACCCTCAACTTCTTCACTGTGTTTCGTGCTGTGCTTTGATCCAGATCAAAATCGATATTAGTACAGATAATAAAATCTTTCAGGTTACCATCTGCAAAATCTTGATTATTTTTGATCTTTAGGTAAGAAACAAAATACTTTGCTAATCCAAACTCACCACTTTTATCTTTTGTAAGTAAGTTCCCTACTCCAATTTTCTTGTTATCTTCATCTTGTGTGTGTTTAGCCTGCAAAAAACGGTATACTTTCTTACTACCTTGGGTACATTCAAATACTAAATCATCGAACTTTCTGGCCTCTTCTATTTCTGTACCTAAGCGAAAAGAGTGCTGATAGAGCACTCCTCGATGCAAAAATAGCATCAATACCTTTAGCTGGTAGATATTACCGTGCATAACTAGTTACCTCATACAGGCTGCTATAAATTTGTTTGATCTAGAATTAAAGATTACCAAACACCTAAAATAATGCAATAGAGTCTTTATGTGTTGATAGAAAGGCCTTCGAGGGTAGGAATTGCCTGGCAAACTCTTAATTCTTGATTTAAAAAAGACTTTCCAAAGACTCCCCGAATCTAATATGTAATTGCTGTAGGCTGCATTTAGTAATATAATCTCATATTAAATAAGACTTTACTTAAGTTTATGCTAGATTCTCCGCTAATTTTGACAGCCATTCTTATATTTTTCATTTTTACGTTGTCATTCTTTTTTATAAGAAAGAT
This genomic interval from Wolbachia endosymbiont (group A) of Rhinocyllus conicus contains the following:
- a CDS encoding ankyrin repeat domain-containing protein: MVIEKEKFFEIIRNVSESEGLNKDNLLERIGSKLKGVNPEAYSTYNNLKIDKLFMIQDLDKIASYTLLHLAVECNSVPIVKLLLEKKVKVDEQISGDVNSKFTALHIAALHGHQEMVQLLLDANANPSLKDSQGRTPRDMVSNIPNKDIIVEMLKEGEQRYAEARKKRLTYGQGTLLQPNNKTPGNLAVGGNKITAAVQAWNAKGQGENNGTTPNNRKIYVQNENEQTSSNSIINENNTDKVGDTLEREQAKRDAVAQKLQEAEQRFANNRKCIEQPGHNQHSEQYGATYNGEQTFLNKSSSDESGIYFDADKSEALSQSILEDGEDIYAQDENGMTPLHHAAANGDIKTAKYLIDNGADVNAQDKDSVNPLHCAVENNNKELAKLLIKHGADVDARNRNEHTPLHYAATHGYVEIAKYLIDKRANVNAQDQDEHIPLYFAVKNDNKELAKLLIKHGADRSLIKDEGLIIDRLNSMCGQLSEVVSGTSSHSKTHNATETPEETEKVRKRKVKLKKLCAQLKEENQSLKQKIQELGNENATLKDKLDKTESQYSKAEALLEKTQKELEESKSCIAGHETKLKQLNKENELLKQEIKNLKNENTPLKGELGKTKTNEVSLEKVGKRQFSPKVVYASLAAMLVVGAALSIASGLSALLIVAASVVSALIAGGITYTISKPIAPDTELKEVDIGSAQRGVCKT
- a CDS encoding RlmE family RNA methyltransferase yields the protein MNDQYVRKTSKDGYRSRSAYKLVEMDNKFKLFQEGQKIIDLGASPGGWSQVASQKGANVVALDMKPMNAINGVEFIQCDIINGLEILREKFKDQKFDVILSDMAPESCGLKSLDHIRIMLLCEAALNFAKHFLSHGGTFVVKIFQGESDKDFCNELKKMFKTVKYFKPKSSRSESTEMYLVSLGFIGSRPPI
- a CDS encoding PopZ family protein, producing the protein MHDEQGNQSVKDILEDIKKAISGKNASNDKAEIKDENDDVLCLEEEYPEDMEEDGKKENGKEENIDNDDQSEEMACNNNQFNGHSYNSEEKKDIDLYDNIQMSNNKASNSGLQAQNNDHLVLKENMEEIKALLGKMQNELQHKQQKRANLTVEELVTSLLKPQLSEWLNKYLHALVKEVVEKELKDIINNK
- a CDS encoding TolC family protein, with protein sequence MFRLIITLAIIFSTISCYATDVGEVISKAIKNSSKIKSQFYQYKSAEKQLKSSGLAGFLPDISLQYNFDSNFNLYNQPNLPGKRLILSQRIIDGGGTFATFSRSSHLLKAEKIRFQQLKQEVALNAVKAYVGVLQKTEILKLREHKERVSLEHLSAMKKRFSLGEVTNAEVLLAKAKFSSSISERVDAEGKLKLANIAYYHLIGEDADDLSEANDKLPSVPELNECLQLAKTNNLSLKAAVYQKRAAGMEVIAESSKWLPSLNLSASKNFGKDGVKLDKLLENVHIVFTLDVPIFKKGANAFGVSKAKMDAKKSTYDYYETVKNIEQAVVNAWNNVLTAKAIIKASQEAEKAAALALEGVEQEVNLSLKSTSDLLDTEDALFKARSDLVEAKSNYVTSVYNLLFIINSINL
- the rplM gene encoding 50S ribosomal protein L13, whose amino-acid sequence is MKTFFLKEKQIDKKWFVIDAEGLVVGRLAAFVATLLRGKHKPEYTPHMDCGDNVIIINAEKVHFTGKKLKDKIYYKHTGYSGGLKKTTPDNILNGKFPERVIKMAVKRMLDDGPMARRRFENLYVYSGSEHKHQGQQPEKIDFASLNRKNKK
- the rpsI gene encoding 30S ribosomal protein S9, translating into MKSSTINNNDWSEKTIKSAVDSLGRLYATGRRKESAARVWIKPGSGKFSVNKKGDLISYFKRESVCQIVKMPFVATSTLDKYDVFATVKGGGLSGQAGALAHGISRALSSVSQDLHSILRNGEFLTRDSRVVERKKYGQHKARKKCQFSKR
- a CDS encoding HU family DNA-binding protein; this encodes MSKEDIIKQLKEDCSGQNIDITKSDLSKIHDAFIKIIKDELHGKGEIRLHGIGTFSTAISQEKQCRNPQNGEIMTVPEKTRVKFKASQTLLSILNEKEKAAVS
- a CDS encoding pyridoxine 5'-phosphate synthase, which produces MKLGVNIDHVATLRNARGTSYPDLLKAAEIAIDAGADFITVHLREDRRHIRDEDVFNLKKSISTELNLEIAATEEILKIAKKVKPYSISIVPEKREELTTEGGLDIINMHSKLSSIIEEMHSSSIKVSLFIDPNINQLKYLEKLEIKPDIIEIHTGDYCDNPSEKKLQLITNAAEYVNKLGIECHAGHGITYKHAKKMTRIPHISALNIGHYLISEAVFYGLHSVVKTMKMIMSN
- the odhB gene encoding 2-oxoglutarate dehydrogenase complex dihydrolipoyllysine-residue succinyltransferase, which gives rise to MSKIIEIRAPKTLGGESVTEGIVKIKKNIGEAVKVDDLIFEIETDKTALELTAEASGQITEFLVKEDDVISPDQLLAKFSVGEVKEEARKEDKSESSAKKDAPSARKIMEENAINAESVKGTGMGGRVTKADVIGHMNKAEQPAIKQYELPKSVVSGEQREERVKMSKIRQVIAARLKASQNTAAILTTFNEIDMKNVMDLRAKYKDTFEKKYGIKLGFMSFFIKAAVQALKEIPEINAEISGDEIIYKHYYDIGVAVGTDKGLVVPVIRNADQMSFAEIELTLVALGKKAREGKLQVSEMEGATFTISNGGVYGSLLSTPIINPPQSGILGMHSIQNRPVAVGNSIEIRPMMYIALSYDHRIVDGKGAVTFLVKIKNYIEDPNRLVLEV